The genomic stretch ctatattcatgaaataagcaaaaccattatatttataaaaaaaataaaattcgctgttagaattcataccgtactatacatacaatattttggaaaaattgaaataaatacgCTATAAATACGTTATAAacgctacgtgcttattaaattatcgtcaaattatatctcgcgccaaaacgtcacaaGCGCCAAAACAGCTCGTgtcaaaacggcggcgccaaaacgtcacgtaccgttcTCGTTTGTAGTGTCATCtatgaattacaaaaaaaaaatatgttgtggTTATTAAATTTGAGTTTTTCCTTGGAGAAGGGCTCTAAGATATAGCTTGCTTTTAGATAAATCCATGCCTGGGTTATAATACGACTATTCAGGTTGACAATTCACCAATaagattcttattttataattataaaaagatttaaattgaAAGCACCAGGTAAATATACTTAAATTAAGAGATACAAAAAAGTGTTTCGTTATACATACAATTTGAAAGACAGAACAAAGGAAACTCTTTTACAAATCATAAAGAGAGAATTTTACCCGGAACCAAAGTACCATCATGAGTGACTGCTGGTGTTCTTACGACTGCCTGAACAGCGAAGGATATCGCCATCAAACTGTAAACCACTCTTACAATTTTGTCAATCCAGAGACAAAAGCTCACACTCAACACGTTGAGAGGCTCTGGAGAGAAGTTAGATGGAAAGCTGGCAACAAAAGACATCACATGTTTGGACACTTGATGGagtttttatcttatcttatcttatataatacagacgttacttcaaaaaagaagatgattacgtcctacgcgtcatgcatttagtcatgcatattaaccaatgacttaaattctgccaagtcactggttttcctggctagctcaggcaacccattccatgctctaatagcactagggaagaaggagtatttgtacaaatttgtcctagcatatgggacgaggaatgtgcctttatctttgtgtctttcagagtattttatttcgATTTAAGCACAGTGTgtatcaaatttaaaaacatcGCTACTTTATACAGGCCAATATCTACTGACAATgatccaaaaaaaacaacacaagaaacTACACCACCTGAAACAGAGCCTGTTGGTATAACAGAAATAATACCATCAACTCCCATCTCAACACATTCAATAGTTGCACCCATTTTGTCATTGTCACAAATCACCACCATAACAAAACGCCCTGATATGATACCATAATATCATTAGAAAATACATCTACCCCCACAACATAATTGCCCATAACATTTCCACAAATGGAAAAGGAAATGATTAAACAAAAAAGGTTAATCATTAAAATTGTTGCTGgtggcaactttttttttagggcaATCGCGCAATTAGTCAAATTATCTTTTTAAACTGAGGACCAGCATAGCAATATGAGAAAACATGTCACTTCTTTTATGATCGCACATTTTTTTGTCTGCTGTTATTACTTTGactacattattttaatttagattttgagttatttttcaaagtacaaaagCTTGTTTGccttttaaatgaattttaatattagatctagatcagtggttcccaaacttttttgccTCATAGACCCCTTTTCGCATTTTCCAgatttcggtagaccccctgcttcagttatatttcattttgcaaattcattaacttcaaattctatgtttttttgtttgtttgttttacatgtttcggatgtttcttcagagttgaagatagtttacttcctagtccaaacctcccacaggacgacgggggatggaagcgggcaggatttgaaccctcgaccatcgataaatccgaacgacagtccagcgcacaaaccgcacgaccaggcagccattataACTAATTTTTAACCAGTGAAtcgaatagtaaaaaaataatttcaaactacattttaagttatatcttttattaataaaattcagatttaaacaaaatactaGTACCTATGTATTACATACAATTATCAAACACAATGGaaaggttttgttttaaaagttttgcaAGTTTACCATCCATTGCTACGCAGATTAAGTTTCATTGAAGGATTTGTTGTTCCGTCAAGTAGTCCtccaaacattaaatattaatttcccTTTAGTAATATTGTATACGTTTTCGCAAAGAacatagttgttgttttttttttttgggtagaTTTTGTTGTATCTATAATAAATCGAACATATGTCAATAAAAATAGTCCATTACCATATAAGGTTGACTCAGCCAGCTTATAGAGAAATATGTCATATGGAGAAATATATGTtagtttgcaaaaaaaaaaactacaaagaagaaaaaaaaacgactacAATCCTACAGAGGTCAAGAGATTAGTGAACTCTCTTCTATTCATTTAAGGAGCTGGAATTATCAACAAATGTCCCAATggagaaaaattaattaattaaatttagtccaTTGCAACCGGTGAGCTCTCTGATAGCCACAGAGCAGAAATGGGAGCACTGGAACTAgcagctaccatgctagcaaatcaccACGTACGCCaaacagtcagattgtcttccTGACCGATGCAAAAACAGTCCTCCAAAACTTGGAAAACTCAAATTTCTCCTATGTGAAACGACTCAGGATAGCActtataaagctcaacaacaacagcgaGAAACTGTTCTCCAATGGATCCCAGCACATATTGAAATATAAGAAAATGAGAAGGTTGACACATTTGCCAAATGTGGGAgaacaaatacaataaataaaccaATACTGAATAGAAAAAAACGACAAACGAACAAGCTCTCCTCCGAATAGCAAGAAGGACGACTCCTATTATAAACTATCACGATACGACCAACGACTAATTTTTCATATAagaaccagacacaacagaatgagacgaCAACACACGTTCCTGAAGTTGAAAATTGGGACCAGTGAAATTAGCtctcaccagagaatgctgtgTATGTCCTTAAAAACTGCATTCTTCATCAAAAGGTTCGAATAAGACAATGGCCCCAAACCTTCACCATATAAtagaaactatatggagagctgcttGATCTATAAACCACTGTGCCACATCTCAGATACTGGTCTAgttatctgaaccctccaaaataataataagtacaaagaagaagaagctttTACTGTTATAACTTATGATGTTGATAgggattttgtgggtctattcagaactgtatctttgagtgttcgaaagctTTTCAAGCATTTATCTTTTATATCAGAGTGGCATCgcctcaaatgatcctccagcataATTGGTTTCATGGTATCATAAAAAGGCACATAAACAATCGCTTGTTTGACATGCAGGGAATAAAGTCCAATTTCAAATACTCAGCTGtgtacaatctacatttctttttgttaaaattacAACGTGACAAAATTACGCTATTTAGAAAgagttatcaaattaattataacatttttttcactCGAGCATTtagtaaggtacaaatcataaatgtgtgtatAACATAATTCCATTAACGGGATATCAAAATTCAAGTCTTGACCTGCTGAAATGAGATTCATTGTCATAGACCCCCGtgcacatctcatagacccccaatttatttttccactttcgtagaccccttggaaatcttcgtagacccctgggggtctatatagaccactttgggaatcactgatctagatctaatggctgctagaaagacaaaacagtaacagaaaaaagttggcaaataattcaagggagatagtctagtaataaacattaaaaccaaaatggcgtatttccaatgactatgtcaatatatagatctagagtctacatcATACGGTAATAACTTACTTAggcttacttagacttaggtcctccagcGCCGTTCGGCGatttgggcggcaagctgtctccataaagtcAATAAAGATGTCATTGTCATTgccaatgtctgaagccttctCCCACCTTGTGTACACTGTTCTGAATCTGCGTCCGAGGTCCTTCTGCTTCTGGTACTGTAGTGTCTGGCTCCATGAACTGAAACGACTGATGATGGTaaagttaaaagtaaagttGTAAAGGCACCGTTACCGTAAAGCCAAAGACTAACTGAGCTGTAAGGGAAACTtggtctttttttctttgtgaagTGTTGTTTATTATTAGGTCTTCCTTTAGCCTTTAGTTTTTACTTTTCTCAACATTACATGTAACATTACCTCATTACTTATTTACTAAATGTATCAGTTATAACTTTAGATGAGTCAACAATATCACTACCAGACAGATTGTTTACACTACTATGAACTACAAAGGGTTGAGCACGAATAACACTTGTGACTATTTCAACATTCTGCtcattaatttcatttaaaagaCAGGACACTTCCTGAGAAGTTGTGGCAATAGGAACAAACTCTTCACCAGCACTCACCATTCATACTAATATTTGTTTCCGCCAAGGCCTTGGGCACATTAGTAATAACAAATTCCTCATTAGTCCTGATATGATAAATACATGTCTTTAACTGTTCAAGCTTTACTAAAAATGTTGTTCCCCCATATTCTGATACAAACAGTTTCAGTTCATTTGGCGCATCCTTTACAATTTTAAATCGCCCTTCTGCTGTCTTTGCACTAATGGTTGGATAAATTACATTAGTTGAGATAGACGATATATGTACTCAAATTCTTCATCcctaaaagatttattttggaAATGGCacccagcaaaaaaaaaaatatttctgatagTATTCGTCTGTTACCAATGTTATCATTTCATTCCTGGTCACTTTATtcctaattatatttttttttacttcgctTTGACTTTAAGCACTCAAttcaccatatatatatatgtgtgtttataGGGCTTATACTGCTTGTTAATATTTTTGACGTGTTTTAATGTTCCATCTTCATTCTAAAGTTTAGCGCAGGGGTGACCAATTTTGTTCACTTCCGATTCTGATGCGCCACTTTTTACAACTTCCAGTTCTTTAAAGTATGATATGTCgtacatattttgtttattatacataTTTGTGTATAGTAGAAGAGgagatttagagaaaaaaaaaactttatttattaagtcTTTCTTTGTTAGCATTCTTAGTTTATGtaaagtttataattttaatttattatttatgaatGACCTATAGACTAATTATAATTATGAAAATTTTTCTAACAATTCATATACAGGGCAATTGGGGCTTTTTTGTGTGACAGTACACACTGGTACGGCATACCGGCAACTTTTTTAATGTGgagaaaaattattacttttcttgtatttaaacCATATATCATTTACTAAGCTAGAAATCAATGTGTCCTTGTTCCTTGCCATGCAGTTTTAAATCTCCTACATAAATAGCACAACACAATCAACAGAgactttgggttttttttttttggtcatatgtatgacatacatttattaaattCCCAGCTGGTTGGGAATAGGCACTTcgtttatttaattaaaacattacatgaattcggacatttgctgtttttgtggtcattaaataattattttaaaatttattataaaactagcacgctgtataatgtgcttgtctattgtccaatgattctgacccaatttccttccatttagctgtcttattatgtaagaaaaacgaatttcaaatttgaaagttaggttgttttttttcctatgttatccagatgactttacctcttcctagctAGGGTTAAGGTTAAGACTATTattgactatattttttgattggctaagtgtAAGTCTATAcaaatgagcccggcaatatttattctctttttggagctgatttattgaTTCAAAGCAGCAGAattcaaaatgttttctattgccgctgacgagtccactgacataactgatacTGCGCGACGCTTGGTATTTATTTGCAATACAAACAGAAATTTTGATATAATAGAGGAGTTagcagctatgaggagcatgcatgggactacaactggagaaaacctgttcaaagaagtgtcaTCCATCATTGAGGAGcttgctcttccttggaataaattagttggagtgactactgatggccCTAGAAATATGACTAAATCTCTGTGAaaaggttttgaatctggaccatgtgatgatgattgtgctcAACACTGTACATTTCATCCAATCACAGAACGTTGaatcacagaactttcaaagattttctgacagaaatagaATCTGATTATGAAGACCTTTATATTtcatagggggggggggggggagggctgtTTAAGGAAAggttttaaaactttgtttgatttgagacacgaaattgaaatatttatgacggaaaaatcaaaacaagtgccacAACTGAATGACCCCTCATGGTTGTTGGAAATTTGGCTATTTTATGCGACAtcacatcacatctaaatgaactacaagggaaagacaaattgatttcacatttccaaacaaaattgcaactcttcattcaacagGCGGAAAGGGTGCATCTTGTCCACTTTCCAACCTGTACTACTCTAGGAaatgataagcagctaaatatgtctttcccaaaagaaagaatgatccaACTTCTAAGGCTCTTGATGGATAATTTCAGTGCAAGATTTGTggattttcataatttaaaaaaatgaaatccgtctTTTTCAAAATCTGTttgctgccgatgtgtcaagtgcccTGACAAGATCTGCAAcgggaactgattgacttacaaagccagacattcCTGCTTGTGTCAAGTGCCCcgacagatctgcaactggaactgattgacttacaaagccagacattcCTGCTTGTGTCAAGTGCCCCTacagatctgcaactggaactgattgacttacaaagccagacatccctgcttgacaaatttcaagttATGCAGACTATTGACTTCTACTCCGTGTTACCTGCAGAAACTTTTCCAAATCTTCGAAAACAAGCGTTAAcgatgatcacaatgtttacaagcactgatttgtgtgaacaaactttttcagtgatgAAATGGGCGATAACCATGTTATGTAATCGCCCCACAGATaaacatctagattcagtgctctgatgcagccagatattcagaagatggttttggataaacttcatgcatcacattaatttatgtaagtaggtccacaaataaaactattaaaaacagcttattgtatattgtttttcttcttttttggtgatatggcccgcgactcgaatgccgaaaattaaaatggcccgcagaccaaataaggttgggcatcactgatctagattatTATGATTAATCATGTTAATGACAATCACGACCACGTGAATCATTTTTATCATGAATCATGTTAATATTGttaatcattttaatttaaattaatgttaAGATGTTAATCATGAATCATTGttaatgttatatttattatttatattgaacTCTGGGCTATAACCAGACTTTTTATTATAGACTCATacttatacttatattttactAACTTAAATAGATCTTGAGTCTAGTAAGAATTCGGTTTGAAtacaattattatatttattactgtaatttaatttcaatttttaatatgtctattataGTCTACACTTTAATAGAAATACTACTCTATAATACTATTACTAATTCTAGTAATAgcataaatagatctagatctacatgatgATAtgaataatattgataataataataaaatctagatcttgatatataatatataataataatatagactgTTCTAAACTAAGAATACTAGATTCTTTGAATGATTCTAAAAAATGGCCTCAGAGTTTGTATTCAGTTTATTTCGATAGATGTAGAGTGacttaaagtatttttcttttttttcaagagagAGATCTAGGAATGGcacttaagactaagacttctttattgatccttatggagaTTTGTtctgattacaaggactcttttctcatataaatacaacagaacagacacaacataaagtcAATTAAGAGTATGCAGGCCTACCActgtgaaaaaaataacaaacaaaaaaacaacaactaaaccctaatagcattaaaaatctAGGTTCTAGCTCTATTTATTGTCATTTTGCTACATTCAAAAGGGGTCAAAGAAAAGATTACAATTAATAGAACCAAAGTGATATTTTatttagaggaaaaaaaaaaaccaatataAATGTAGATAGAGGAATGGGAATGTGCATGAAGGACTAGCTTTTTCAAttttagttgggggggggggggcgttcagtaaaagtgctactaaaatAATCAGGCCTCAAAATGTGAGACCATGTATGTGTCGACTTTATGAAGCAGGTCTTTCCTTCCAAATCAAATCTATGTGGGAAAAATTACGAtgcacagttttaaaaaaaaacaacgaaatagTGGAtccagagagagaaagaaagagagtgggccatgaaatttcattgtaactgatacactaattcacgggctaaaaatgTATGTTATGTTAATAGTGAAAATGtgacccattttttttttaatataaaaaaggaaGGGGCGTTCCAGTCATAATGAGCAATATAAAGCCTAGGAACAATActggccataataaacaataaaacacataaaaacTTATCAATGGGCTTAGATGGTGCGCACTGCtagtaatattataaaaaaataagtgaAGTTCTCCTTTAAGACCTTTTGATCTATgtaacagatgatgtaaagatcatccgtttctgtggcccatggtaaagagggtgtcatgtggccagcacaatgaccaactgcctttacgtttccccaactaaagtcaggtacccgttacaactgggtggactcagatgcgccctaaagatcccaaagtaaaaatcccagtctttatgATTCGAACCTCAGACccaaggtttggaagccaagtactttacaactcagccacctaGTAATATTATAAATGATCTAAATTTATGagaatagaaatatttgtatcaattgttttctgtttagtgctatttcatgctttagcATTTTagatgtgctatgatcctatcacttgtctttaagatgtgctatgatcccatcacttgtctttAGATgtactatgatcctatcacttgtctttaagatgtgctatgatcctatcacttgtctttagatgtgctatgatcctatcacttgtctttagatgtgctatgatcctatcacttgtctttagatgtgctatgatcctatcacttgtctttagatgtgctatgatcctatcacttgtctttagatgtgctatgatcctatcacttgtctttagatgtgctatgatcctatcacttgtctttagatgtgctatgatcctatcacttgtctagaccgTTTGGGAAAAGGGGCGGCaaaagaaggaggtatctgggTGAAAGTAACCCAggtcactttttaaatgcattttatataTGAGATAAAGCCAATAACTAACCACTGTGCTAGTGAtgagcttatgaaaatagaaggtattaaagttatctattgttagtttcaaaccttttttgcagtgacctaattctctacacaaagtgaaTTACACCAGACCCTCTTTTGGTTTCTATCCTACCAAAAACAAAGCCATCTTTTCTGTTACTTTAGAAACACACATTCTTTAGCTGTCTGCAAAGTAATATTCACTTAATATTTTCCATTAATTACACATAAATTCACTACGCCATCTCTTCAGAACACCAGTTAGTCAGTCCTACCTATAAATCCAAACTCTTGTAAATATTGGCAATTAGTTACAGTTTCAACTTATTAagagaaatttttacaaagaaaaatgggaacatatatctagaatgttaTTTAACATTAGTTTGGCCAATATTAGAAAATGCATCCTCTGTTGGgatcaagaaaacataaagaaaatacaaaatacagcagtaacaccattagtaaaatcacttaatttagagacacttcagccataatacataaaacactaaacatttaaacaataatttacaattagaaaaacaaaacctattaaaatactcagaaagacacaaagtcagatgcacatttcttattccatatgctaggacaaattcataacagtgctccttcttccctagtgccattagagaatggtaTTGGGTAGCCTAAATCGGCCAGAAAAAACCAACCagttagcagagtttaaatcaatatgcatgactagattgacatagcaACACgagtaggacataattatcttcttttttgaagtaacgtctgaaatCTAGAAGATAAGAAGTGTTTGACCTATTTtcttattaactctttcagcCTGTTTTGCCAGTATACTGGCAAAACAGCTATACCTCATAGCCTGGTTTGCCAGTATACTGGCTTTTGGGGGGTGGCTTCTAAAATTAGTCCGTTTCTTGTAGTTAgagtttttaaagttatttctaaaaacaaaaatagtaaaaagaaaCGAAACCTTCCTTTTTTAAGCGTCTTTATGCAATAACctggattgtttttttgttttaatattattttaattagtgtGTTGCttagcaaacaaaaacaaacatggaTGCTATGCCTGGATGCAGTAGTGTTAGTGGTAGGCCTAAAAGATTGACGGTAGCACAAGCTACTCAATTGTTTTTAGCTTTAGAAAGTTCTAGTGATAGTGATAGTGAAGATGATTCCACATATTTGCCAGAAAATCATGGTGTAGATGATAACATTGTGAAGAAGAAAAGAGCTAGACATGATGATACTGTGGTTGACTCAGATTCTGACAGTGATAGTGGCAGTGAAGCTAACAATGATGGGACTGGTATTATTGCTACAATTCCAGAACCAGATGATTTTAGACCTAGAACTAGTGGTAATAATGATGGGTGGCAATGGGAGAGGGTTGCTGACAATTGTCCTGTCAGTACTGCCAATACATTTAGAATGTCCCAGCCTTCTAAAAGTGGAGTCAATTCTGAGTTAGATTTGACAAGAGATTCTACACCATTTGATGTTTTTACCAGGCTAGTAGATGGTTGTATCATGACCTTTTTAGTTGATAGCATTAATGATTATGCTAAAATTGTGATTCAAAAACACAATCCTCCTACTGTCAGGTCCACTTTTAATAATTGGACAGACACAAATGTTGCAGAAATGTACAAGTTTCTCGCAGTTTTTATTTCGATAggtctacaaaacaaaaagtctgtCAGGGACTTTTGGTCTAATAAAGACATATATTATCAGCCATGGTTTAATACCATGTTTACAAGAGCTAGATTTGAACTCTTGTTCTTTAGCATGATGCATGTAGGTGAAGCGGTCTCGGTCGGTAAGGATAAAGTTGAACCCTTCGTAAAGATGATGTGTTCAAATTTTCAAAAGGCATTTTATCCTTTTGAGGAGGTTGCTATTGATGAGATGGTGATAGGATTTAAAGGCAGGTTTGGACCATTACAGTACAACCCTAGTAAGCCTGAAAAGCACCACATAAAAAATTATGGCCTGTGTGATAGCAGTACAGgttatgtaataaatcttatTACTTATTATGGAAGTGACACTACTTACTCAGACTCATCAAAGAGTATTACCAGCCATGCAGTCAAAATATTTGATACCCTTCTACAACCACTTCAAAGTGGGCATCATATTTTTGCTGATAGATATTATACATCAACAGATCTCTTGGAATATCTAACTCAGAAAAGATTTTATTATACTGGGACAGTCAACTTGGCTAGGAAAAATTTCCCTGCCGAGCTCAAGAAGCAAAAGCTGCGTCACAGAGAAACTCAATTTTACAAGTCTGTGGGCAGTATAGATGCTCTTTGTGTGGCATGGCAggataagaaagctaaaaagccTTGCATTATGGTGTCCACAAAATCAACCAATCGCATCATTAATGTGCAACAGAAGCGCAGTGTTGTCGAGAAGCCAGAAATGGTTCACGACTACAATATGATGATGAATGGTTGCGACAGGGCAGACCAAATGCTCTCTTATTATTCTGTGCATTCTAGAAAAAGCATGAAATGgtggaagaaagtctttttcTGGATATTAGAAATTGCACAGATTAATGCCCTCATCATTTATAATGCCACACAGGTTACATGTGACCAGCCTTCAAAAaagctttctttaaaaaaatttaaagaaactttaattgatggtttagtTGATGCTGCCACTGCACTGGGTGATGTTCCCAgacaggtgaaagtgaagacTGTTAAAGCTGACAGCAAAATAGCACCTGGGCCTCATCTTGTTCATTATGAAGAGAATGATCGCCCTTGTGTCTATTGCAAGAGTCAATCACAACGGAAGCGGACTAGATTCTTTTGCTCGGGTTGCCCGTCGCAACCTCGGCTCTGTGTGAAACATTGTTTTCGTCTATACCATGAGGATCTGGCAAAAATATAGCTTTCGAGTAGTGGCAGTAGCATCTatgtaatgtaaataaatgtatatatatgtgtgtgtgtgtgtgtaaaatgtaaatattattccTATTTCACTGGATATTGTTTTTTGCCAAAAATGATTTCGAATTGGATTTACAACTCTACGCGTCTAAGGTAATATCTGTTTTATAATCTTCACTGCatgtttaagtgttgtatatcaAATTATTCAGAAATGAATCCTCTTTCTAATTAATGAAAAGTATTTAGTCAAAAtggtcaatacaaaaaaaataaagagtatatattgatgttattgcaaagaaaaaaaaattgcgaaaaAAATTTGACTATGATC from Biomphalaria glabrata chromosome 9, xgBioGlab47.1, whole genome shotgun sequence encodes the following:
- the LOC129928155 gene encoding piggyBac transposable element-derived protein 4-like, which translates into the protein MDAMPGCSSVSGRPKRLTVAQATQLFLALESSSDSDSEDDSTYLPENHGVDDNIVKKKRARHDDTVVDSDSDSDSGSEANNDGTGIIATIPEPDDFRPRTSGNNDGWQWERVADNCPVSTANTFRMSQPSKSGVNSELDLTRDSTPFDVFTRLVDGCIMTFLVDSINDYAKIVIQKHNPPTVRSTFNNWTDTNVAEMYKFLAVFISIGLQNKKSVRDFWSNKDIYYQPWFNTMFTRARFELLFFSMMHVGEAVSVGKDKVEPFVKMMCSNFQKAFYPFEEVAIDEMVIGFKGRFGPLQYNPSKPEKHHIKNYGLCDSSTGYVINLITYYGSDTTYSDSSKSITSHAVKIFDTLLQPLQSGHHIFADRYYTSTDLLEYLTQKRFYYTGTVNLARKNFPAELKKQKLRHRETQFYKSVGSIDALCVAWQDKKAKKPCIMVSTKSTNRIINVQQKRSVVEKPEMVHDYNMMMNGCDRADQMLSYYSVHSRKSMKWWKKVFFWILEIAQINALIIYNATQVTCDQPSKKLSLKKFKETLIDGLVDAATALGDVPRQVKVKTVKADSKIAPGPHLVHYEENDRPCVYCKSQSQRKRTRFFCSGCPSQPRLCVKHCFRLYHEDLAKI